In Ruminococcaceae bacterium BL-4, one DNA window encodes the following:
- a CDS encoding conserved protein of unknown function (Evidence 4 : Unknown function but conserved in other organisms) — translation MNLSNQNKTSLGLHDWKADDKPVRLDFAEDNQLLDSLLTAHFNDNSRHKNADDPVPMTINSYVGDGKAQQVVSLPFAARLVLVFRQNLSVVGVRPGGEWGAYCAFAVPSDEAMAGLLLDGDSLTVMQDSSKSTTKVHNSFNESNIEYEYIAFR, via the coding sequence ATGAATTTGTCAAATCAAAATAAAACTTCTCTTGGGCTGCATGACTGGAAAGCAGATGATAAGCCTGTTCGTTTGGATTTTGCAGAGGATAATCAGTTGCTTGACAGCCTTTTGACCGCACATTTTAACGATAACAGCCGTCATAAAAATGCGGATGATCCAGTGCCGATGACGATAAATTCCTACGTGGGAGACGGTAAGGCACAGCAGGTGGTCTCTTTGCCGTTTGCAGCGAGGTTGGTTCTTGTTTTTCGCCAGAATCTATCTGTAGTTGGAGTTCGCCCCGGCGGAGAGTGGGGTGCCTATTGTGCATTTGCGGTTCCATCGGACGAAGCGATGGCAGGATTGCTCCTTGATGGGGACAGCCTTACTGTGATGCAGGATTCCAGTAAAAGCACTACGAAGGTTCACAATTCTTTTAATGAATCAAATATAGAATATGAATACATAGCTTTTCGATGA
- the hflX gene encoding GTPase HflX, which translates to MLENEEKKVKVILVEVDTGEYDVESSLAELYELVYSAGAEPFGTITQKRPAPDPASCVGSGMLQQIADFCAVHEIDLVVFDRDLSPTQIRNVEEATKVRVIDRTMLILDIFASRARSSEGKLQVELAQLRYLLPRLSGRGKELSRLGGGIGTRGPGETKLETDRRHIRARIENLKAQLEDVEKHRAQIDRRRKKEGVITVALVGYTNAGKSTLMNALTHAGVLAEDMLFATLDPTARALKLPNGVTVMLIDTVGFIRRLPHHLVQAFHSTLEQAVQADIILNVCDASSPEAQTHLKVTQEILVQLGCRNRPVISVLNQCDKVPELSEIPMIGNAVRISAKTGAGLDSLLKAIEQNLPVNIRKVSLLLPFDKAGLAAKIRKEATLLSENYVENGLCISAMVGEELYNLLKEYEVKDSQE; encoded by the coding sequence ATGCTGGAAAATGAAGAAAAAAAGGTAAAGGTAATTCTGGTGGAAGTTGATACCGGAGAATATGATGTGGAATCTTCTCTTGCAGAACTGTATGAATTAGTATACAGTGCAGGCGCGGAACCTTTCGGCACAATTACGCAAAAACGCCCTGCACCGGATCCCGCAAGCTGCGTTGGTTCGGGAATGCTGCAGCAGATTGCTGATTTTTGCGCGGTTCATGAAATTGATCTGGTCGTATTTGACCGGGATCTTTCTCCGACCCAAATTAGGAATGTGGAAGAGGCGACAAAGGTTCGGGTAATTGACCGAACCATGCTGATTCTCGATATTTTTGCAAGCCGTGCAAGATCCAGCGAAGGAAAATTACAGGTGGAGCTGGCACAGCTTCGGTATCTTTTGCCGCGCCTTTCCGGCAGAGGAAAAGAGCTTTCTCGGTTGGGCGGTGGAATCGGGACTCGTGGACCCGGTGAAACGAAGCTGGAAACAGACAGACGTCATATCCGTGCACGAATTGAAAATCTCAAGGCACAACTGGAAGATGTAGAAAAACACCGAGCGCAAATTGATCGCCGCCGTAAAAAAGAGGGCGTGATCACGGTTGCACTGGTGGGATATACAAATGCCGGAAAGAGTACTTTGATGAATGCTCTGACTCATGCCGGCGTACTTGCGGAAGACATGCTTTTTGCAACGTTGGATCCGACCGCCCGTGCTTTAAAGCTTCCCAATGGAGTTACAGTTATGCTGATCGATACGGTTGGATTTATCCGGAGACTGCCTCATCATTTGGTGCAGGCATTTCATTCTACATTGGAACAAGCGGTTCAGGCCGATATTATTTTAAATGTTTGTGATGCTTCCAGCCCGGAAGCACAGACCCATTTGAAAGTGACCCAAGAGATTTTAGTGCAGCTTGGCTGCCGGAATCGTCCAGTGATATCAGTTCTCAATCAATGTGATAAGGTACCGGAACTTTCCGAGATCCCGATGATTGGAAATGCGGTGCGAATCAGTGCCAAGACTGGTGCAGGCCTGGATTCCCTCTTAAAAGCGATCGAACAGAATCTGCCGGTGAATATCAGAAAAGTTTCTTTACTTTTGCCTTTTGACAAGGCGGGGTTAGCGGCAAAAATTCGAAAAGAAGCGACTTTGCTTTCAGAAAATTATGTAGAGAATGGCCTTTGTATTTCTGCTATGGTAGGAGAGGAACTTTATAATCTTTTAAAAGAATATGAAGTTAAAGACTCTCAGGAATAA
- a CDS encoding conserved protein of unknown function (Evidence 4 : Unknown function but conserved in other organisms) yields MGALERMKGQMKAIPLYRLDGTTTVDHELEAYAAVLDRCEQTLLELYRENFAATAESWGLKLFSKELRTADGTLAEQQSAAKVLFSLDDDHFTKCDMERIAQAAGLFCNVEEYPKESVVRFVLLGEPRNLTRSIRILRQFFPVHLIGLVDHRKETWETLDNRKLMWSDLDRRGLSWKQIDGTDGVIEI; encoded by the coding sequence ATGGGCGCATTAGAACGAATGAAAGGACAAATGAAAGCAATCCCTCTTTATCGTTTAGATGGGACTACTACTGTTGACCACGAACTAGAAGCATACGCTGCTGTACTGGATCGGTGTGAGCAAACCCTTTTGGAGCTTTATCGGGAAAATTTTGCAGCAACCGCAGAGAGCTGGGGGCTGAAACTCTTTTCAAAAGAACTTAGAACAGCAGATGGAACACTTGCGGAACAGCAAAGTGCTGCAAAAGTCCTTTTTTCGCTTGACGATGACCATTTTACAAAGTGTGATATGGAAAGAATCGCACAGGCAGCAGGGCTTTTCTGCAATGTGGAAGAGTATCCAAAAGAAAGTGTGGTCCGATTTGTCCTTTTGGGAGAACCGCGGAATCTGACTCGTTCTATCAGAATTTTAAGGCAGTTTTTTCCGGTCCATTTAATTGGTTTGGTTGATCATCGAAAAGAGACTTGGGAAACTTTAGATAATCGAAAGCTTATGTGGTCCGATTTGGACAGGAGAGGACTTTCATGGAAGCAAATAGATGGGACAGATGGTGTGATTGAAATTTAA
- a CDS encoding Flavin reductase yields the protein MKEISLDKFEFSPFNKIAKDWMLVSAGTPESCSTLTASWGGVGVLWGKNVVFSFIRPQRHTLKFIDQEDYFSITFLKDGYRDALNYCGSHSGGENQKITEAGLHLAEFKEAPIFKEASLTFICKKLYRQPLEPKYLLDESLDERWYPNKDYHNMFVGEIVRAFSND from the coding sequence ATGAAAGAAATTTCTTTGGACAAATTTGAATTTTCGCCTTTTAACAAAATCGCGAAGGACTGGATGCTGGTTTCTGCCGGTACTCCGGAATCGTGCAGCACTTTAACAGCCTCCTGGGGCGGTGTTGGTGTACTTTGGGGAAAGAATGTGGTATTTTCCTTTATTCGGCCGCAGCGTCACACATTAAAGTTCATTGACCAAGAAGATTATTTTTCTATCACCTTTTTAAAAGATGGTTATCGTGACGCACTTAATTACTGTGGAAGTCACTCCGGAGGAGAAAATCAAAAAATTACCGAAGCAGGTCTGCATCTGGCAGAATTTAAAGAGGCACCGATTTTTAAAGAAGCTTCGCTGACCTTTATTTGCAAAAAACTTTATCGCCAGCCTCTGGAGCCAAAGTATCTGCTCGATGAGTCACTTGACGAGCGCTGGTATCCAAACAAAGATTACCATAATATGTTTGTAGGCGAAATTGTACGTGCTTTTTCTAATGACTAA
- a CDS encoding Baseplate_J domain-containing protein translates to MITYEDLVEEMKNVYFEKSGTFPDEASDLGIRFRVLAGELYNLFAELNWMKKQMNFTTADGEELDKHALERGLTRAEGTTASGTLQFKRGKALWFDVAIPKGTVCQTQDGTTFETIEQGILGINQLSVLVKAKAQKEGISGNAKAGTITRFVTAVSGIETVTNLSDFSGGRDTESDERLRQRIEDSFSQISTGSNAAFYQNKAMEHEGVRDVYVVPRENGVGTVGLYLAATGGVPSNTLLSEVEKDLQKSRELNVTVLTHPISVVSLDVEAQLVFAEGVNKQAAISQCKSVILDLFASLKIGQPLTYSAVYAAIYGTGTVTDMTIYFYGTSVPAKNKLLIAGTITVKEES, encoded by the coding sequence ATGATTACTTATGAAGATCTAGTGGAAGAAATGAAAAATGTTTATTTCGAAAAATCAGGGACTTTTCCAGATGAAGCTTCCGATTTGGGAATCCGGTTCCGCGTGTTGGCAGGAGAGTTATATAATCTTTTTGCAGAACTGAATTGGATGAAGAAACAAATGAACTTTACAACTGCAGATGGGGAAGAGCTTGACAAACATGCGCTGGAACGCGGATTAACAAGAGCAGAAGGAACAACGGCTTCTGGTACTTTGCAGTTTAAAAGGGGAAAAGCCCTTTGGTTTGATGTGGCGATTCCAAAAGGAACAGTTTGTCAGACACAGGATGGTACTACCTTTGAAACGATAGAACAAGGAATTCTTGGAATTAACCAACTTTCGGTTTTAGTCAAAGCAAAAGCTCAAAAAGAAGGAATTTCAGGCAACGCAAAAGCGGGAACTATTACCCGTTTTGTTACGGCTGTGTCAGGAATTGAAACGGTTACAAATTTGTCTGACTTTTCCGGAGGGAGAGATACGGAATCCGATGAGAGGCTGAGACAGAGGATCGAGGATAGTTTTAGCCAAATCAGTACCGGCAGCAATGCGGCGTTTTATCAAAATAAAGCGATGGAGCATGAAGGAGTCAGGGACGTTTATGTAGTACCAAGGGAAAACGGAGTGGGAACAGTTGGATTATACCTTGCTGCAACAGGCGGAGTCCCATCGAATACACTTCTTTCGGAAGTGGAGAAGGATCTTCAAAAATCGCGTGAACTTAATGTGACGGTTCTGACTCATCCAATTTCTGTGGTTTCCCTTGACGTGGAAGCACAGCTTGTATTTGCAGAAGGAGTCAATAAGCAGGCAGCAATCTCTCAATGCAAGTCTGTAATCCTTGATTTGTTTGCTTCTTTAAAGATCGGACAGCCGCTTACTTATAGTGCTGTTTATGCTGCCATTTATGGGACTGGAACAGTTACGGATATGACGATTTATTTCTATGGGACGTCAGTTCCAGCGAAAAACAAGCTTCTGATTGCCGGAACGATTACGGTAAAGGAGGAAAGCTAA
- a CDS encoding conserved protein of unknown function (Evidence 4 : Unknown function but conserved in other organisms), whose product MEAALKDGDILQNAAGQFQMLEGINALFQRAEFHLNVKKGTFWYAPEFGSRLFELDRSAPENENIALSMAAEALLPMPEAKVISAEIYEDKISFIVKIFNERRKIEVKYS is encoded by the coding sequence GTGGAGGCAGCTTTAAAAGATGGAGATATTCTGCAAAATGCGGCCGGTCAGTTTCAAATGTTGGAGGGAATAAATGCACTCTTTCAACGGGCTGAATTTCATTTAAATGTGAAAAAGGGAACTTTTTGGTATGCACCGGAGTTTGGAAGCCGCTTGTTTGAGTTGGATCGTTCAGCTCCGGAAAACGAAAATATTGCACTTTCTATGGCAGCTGAAGCGTTGCTCCCTATGCCGGAGGCGAAAGTGATTTCGGCAGAAATTTATGAAGATAAAATCTCTTTTATAGTGAAAATCTTTAATGAACGCAGAAAAATCGAGGTGAAATATTCTTGA
- the argG gene encoding argininosuccinate synthase (Evidence 2a : Function from experimental evidences in other organisms; PubMedId : 2989674, 11423008, 12963366, 17611193; Product type e : enzyme), with amino-acid sequence MDKKNIKKVVLAYSGGLDTSIIIPWLKENYNNCEVVAVAADVGQGMGELNGLEEKAKKTGASKLYIADLKKQFVEDYIWPTLKADAVYENKYLLGTSFARPLIAKRLVEIAEAEGADAICHGCTGKGNDQVRFELSIKAFAPNMPIIAPWREWNLKSRDEEITYAESHNIPLKITRETNYSKDKNLWHLSHEGLDLEDPANEPQYNKPGFLELGISPEMAPDKATYVTIHFEKGVPTMLDGQKLCAVDLLSKLNELGGKNGIGIADIVENRLVGMKSRGVYETPGGTILYHAHNKLEEICLDKDTYHYKQGIGDKMAELVYDGKWFTPLREAISAFVDSTQEHVTGDVKLKLYKGNVIDAGVKSPYSLYDEEIATFSEDEVYDQAEAKGFIDLFGLPIKVQALKNLNHQVISSKK; translated from the coding sequence ATGGATAAGAAAAATATTAAAAAAGTGGTTCTGGCTTATTCAGGAGGCTTGGATACCTCTATTATTATTCCCTGGCTGAAAGAAAATTATAACAACTGTGAGGTCGTTGCAGTTGCAGCAGATGTTGGACAGGGAATGGGCGAACTGAATGGTCTGGAGGAAAAAGCAAAGAAGACAGGTGCTTCCAAACTTTATATTGCCGACCTAAAAAAACAGTTTGTTGAGGATTATATCTGGCCGACACTGAAGGCAGATGCTGTATATGAAAATAAATATCTTTTAGGAACCAGTTTTGCTCGTCCGCTGATTGCAAAGCGTTTGGTCGAAATTGCAGAGGCCGAGGGCGCCGACGCAATCTGCCACGGCTGCACCGGCAAGGGCAATGATCAAGTCCGTTTTGAACTTTCCATCAAAGCCTTTGCTCCTAATATGCCGATCATTGCTCCATGGCGTGAGTGGAACTTAAAATCCCGTGATGAAGAAATTACTTATGCAGAATCCCATAATATTCCGCTGAAAATTACGCGGGAAACGAATTATTCCAAAGATAAAAATCTATGGCATCTTTCTCATGAAGGACTCGATTTGGAAGATCCTGCAAATGAGCCGCAGTACAATAAACCCGGATTCTTGGAATTGGGGATTTCACCGGAAATGGCGCCGGACAAGGCTACTTATGTGACGATCCATTTTGAAAAAGGCGTTCCCACTATGCTGGATGGCCAAAAGCTCTGTGCAGTCGATTTGCTCAGCAAGCTCAATGAACTGGGCGGTAAAAACGGAATCGGCATTGCCGATATCGTAGAGAATCGGTTGGTTGGCATGAAGAGCCGCGGCGTTTATGAAACTCCCGGCGGAACGATTCTTTATCATGCACATAACAAATTGGAAGAAATCTGCCTCGATAAAGATACTTATCATTATAAGCAGGGCATTGGCGATAAAATGGCGGAATTGGTCTATGACGGCAAATGGTTTACTCCTTTGCGGGAGGCAATCAGCGCATTCGTAGACAGTACGCAGGAGCATGTAACGGGCGATGTGAAGCTGAAGCTCTATAAGGGAAATGTGATTGATGCCGGCGTTAAGAGCCCCTATAGCCTTTATGATGAAGAAATCGCAACCTTCAGTGAAGACGAAGTATATGATCAGGCAGAAGCCAAAGGATTTATTGATCTGTTTGGATTGCCGATTAAGGTGCAGGCACTTAAAAATTTAAATCATCAGGTGATTTCCTCTAAAAAATGA
- the argJ gene encoding ornithine acetyltransferase; amino-acid acetyltransferase (Evidence 2a : Function from experimental evidences in other organisms; PubMedId : 8025667, 10931207, 16409639, 24163341; Product type e : enzyme) → MNFIDGGITAPKGFMAGGMHCGIRPNKKKPDLMMLKSEVPCNAAGVYTSNLVKGASIEVCKKHLTNGIAQAVIANSGNANTCNSDGVEKAEKMAEAAASALKIKAQDVLVASTGVIGQPLPIEPIIKASPILAKELSKEGGNDAAKALMTTDTVPKNLAVEFMLGDNVVRLGGAAKGSGMIHPNMCTMLCFLTTDAAISTEALESALQESVKNSFNMISVDGDTSTNDTCCIMANGLAKNEPITTDGEDYQTFLKAMKMLCTALCKMMAKDGEGATKLLACRVTGASSDENARIVAKTIICSSLVKAAMFGSDANWGRVLCAIGYSGVPVDIHAVDVTFRSKMGAINVCKDGAGIDFDEETAKKILLEDEIGIDVTLHDGDFEATAYGCDLTYDYVKINGDYRT, encoded by the coding sequence ATGAATTTTATTGACGGAGGAATTACGGCACCCAAAGGGTTCATGGCAGGGGGAATGCACTGCGGGATTCGTCCCAATAAAAAGAAGCCGGATCTGATGATGCTTAAAAGTGAAGTCCCCTGTAATGCGGCTGGCGTTTATACCAGCAATCTGGTAAAAGGTGCATCGATCGAAGTTTGCAAAAAGCATTTGACGAATGGAATTGCTCAGGCTGTGATTGCTAATTCAGGCAACGCCAACACCTGTAATTCAGATGGAGTGGAAAAAGCCGAAAAAATGGCAGAAGCCGCCGCAAGTGCATTAAAAATCAAAGCACAGGATGTTTTGGTCGCGAGTACTGGAGTTATCGGACAACCGCTGCCGATTGAACCGATTATAAAGGCATCACCCATTTTGGCAAAGGAACTCAGTAAAGAAGGCGGCAATGATGCTGCAAAAGCGCTGATGACGACTGATACAGTCCCTAAAAATCTTGCGGTAGAGTTTATGCTTGGGGATAATGTTGTACGTTTAGGAGGCGCTGCAAAGGGCAGCGGAATGATTCATCCGAATATGTGTACTATGCTCTGCTTTTTGACAACGGACGCTGCAATTTCAACGGAAGCACTGGAGAGTGCTTTGCAGGAGTCAGTAAAAAACAGCTTTAATATGATCAGCGTAGATGGAGATACCAGTACGAATGATACCTGTTGCATTATGGCGAATGGTCTCGCAAAAAATGAGCCCATTACAACGGACGGAGAGGATTATCAGACCTTTTTAAAGGCAATGAAGATGCTCTGTACTGCACTTTGTAAGATGATGGCAAAAGACGGAGAAGGTGCAACAAAGCTCCTTGCTTGTCGGGTAACAGGAGCTTCTTCCGATGAAAATGCGAGAATCGTTGCAAAGACCATTATTTGTTCCTCTCTGGTAAAAGCTGCGATGTTTGGATCAGATGCCAACTGGGGACGGGTTCTTTGTGCGATTGGATATTCCGGAGTGCCGGTGGATATTCATGCGGTCGATGTTACGTTTCGTTCTAAAATGGGTGCAATTAATGTCTGTAAAGATGGCGCCGGAATCGATTTTGATGAAGAAACCGCTAAGAAGATTCTTTTGGAAGATGAAATCGGAATCGATGTAACGCTCCATGACGGCGATTTTGAGGCAACAGCCTATGGGTGTGACCTCACTTATGATTATGTAAAAATTAACGGTGATTATCGGACCTGA
- the argH gene encoding argininosuccinate lyase (Evidence 2a : Function from experimental evidences in other organisms; PubMedId : 2989674, 9890879, 11423008; Product type e : enzyme), whose product MKLWENKFHKGLDERTNDFNSSISFDSRMVQEDIEGSIAHATMLGKIGILKKQEAEAICAELKKIAEEVKNGTLSIDPTCEDIHTFVEGELTNRLGDAGKRLHTARSRNDQVALDIRLYLRNQCDSLEEELKELVKTLGELALKYKDVVMPGYTHLQRAQPIVFGHHLLAYAEMFLRDIDRIKDTRRRMNVCPLGSGALAGTTYPLDRKLTASLLKFDAPTHNSLDGVSDRDFCLELLSDISICMVHLSRFSEEIILWCSWEFKFIELDDAFSTGSSIMPQKKNPDIAELIRGKAGRVIGDLTGLLATMKGLPLAYNKDMQEDKEPVFDACDTLHMCLTTFIPMIKTMRVLPQNMRKAAAGGFINATDAADYLVEKGMPFRDAYRVVGELVGECVEKGTTLEALPLKNYQAHSELFDEGIYDAISLEKCVNGRTVLGGPAPQNVEKEAKRILAMV is encoded by the coding sequence ATGAAACTTTGGGAAAATAAATTCCATAAGGGCTTGGACGAAAGGACAAATGATTTTAATTCCTCTATTTCGTTCGATAGCCGTATGGTACAGGAAGATATCGAAGGCAGTATCGCTCATGCAACGATGCTTGGGAAAATCGGAATTCTTAAAAAACAAGAAGCTGAAGCAATCTGTGCAGAGCTAAAGAAAATTGCAGAAGAAGTAAAAAACGGTACGCTTTCGATCGATCCCACTTGCGAAGATATCCATACTTTTGTAGAGGGAGAATTGACAAACCGCTTGGGGGACGCCGGAAAACGGCTCCATACCGCAAGAAGCCGAAATGATCAGGTTGCGCTGGATATTCGACTTTATCTGAGAAATCAGTGCGATTCTTTGGAGGAAGAGCTCAAAGAGCTGGTCAAAACCCTTGGAGAGCTTGCACTTAAATATAAAGATGTCGTTATGCCGGGATATACGCATCTTCAGAGGGCACAGCCGATTGTTTTTGGGCATCATCTTCTTGCCTATGCCGAAATGTTTCTGCGGGATATTGATAGAATAAAAGATACCAGACGACGCATGAATGTTTGTCCGTTAGGTTCCGGAGCTCTCGCAGGAACAACGTATCCGCTGGACAGAAAATTGACTGCTTCACTGTTGAAATTTGATGCACCGACACATAATAGTTTAGACGGCGTTTCCGATCGGGATTTTTGTTTGGAACTGCTTTCTGATATTTCGATTTGTATGGTCCATCTTTCCCGTTTCTCAGAAGAGATCATTCTCTGGTGCAGTTGGGAGTTTAAGTTTATTGAGCTGGATGACGCATTTTCCACCGGCAGCAGCATTATGCCGCAGAAGAAGAATCCGGATATTGCTGAATTGATTCGCGGAAAAGCCGGAAGAGTGATTGGAGATCTGACAGGGCTTTTGGCTACTATGAAAGGTCTTCCACTCGCTTATAATAAGGATATGCAGGAAGATAAAGAGCCGGTCTTTGATGCCTGCGATACTCTGCATATGTGTCTTACCACTTTTATTCCAATGATTAAGACTATGCGCGTTTTGCCGCAGAATATGCGAAAAGCTGCCGCTGGCGGATTTATTAATGCTACCGATGCTGCCGATTATCTGGTGGAAAAGGGAATGCCTTTCCGGGATGCCTATCGGGTTGTCGGAGAATTGGTCGGCGAGTGTGTAGAAAAGGGAACTACACTGGAAGCTCTTCCTTTGAAAAATTATCAGGCACATTCTGAACTCTTTGATGAAGGAATCTATGATGCCATCAGCCTCGAAAAATGTGTAAACGGCAGAACCGTTTTAGGCGGACCTGCTCCGCAAAATGTCGAAAAAGAAGCAAAACGTATCTTAGCAATGGTATAA
- a CDS encoding conserved protein of unknown function (Evidence 4 : Unknown function but conserved in other organisms), translating to MWLTEKMRDLTKQSPAGKVADVIGDESFQTDSEYRNVAQVGPWGILWKAPVSAQTILVDTNLGKTAIGAVQSKKALEPGELLLFSQGGAEIYLKNNGEIVLNGQVFAAKKE from the coding sequence ATGTGGTTGACGGAAAAAATGCGCGATCTTACGAAACAATCGCCCGCTGGAAAAGTAGCAGATGTAATAGGAGACGAAAGCTTTCAGACGGATTCCGAATACCGAAATGTTGCACAGGTTGGACCATGGGGGATTCTTTGGAAGGCACCCGTGAGTGCGCAGACGATTTTGGTCGATACCAATTTGGGAAAGACCGCAATTGGGGCAGTCCAGAGTAAAAAAGCTTTGGAACCGGGAGAACTGCTTCTCTTCTCACAGGGAGGAGCGGAAATTTATTTGAAAAATAACGGCGAAATTGTTCTTAACGGACAGGTATTCGCAGCAAAAAAGGAGTGA
- the argC gene encoding N-acetylglutamate gamma-semialdehyde dehydrogenase (Evidence 2a : Function from experimental evidences in other organisms; PubMedId : 2117746, 3005232, 3106155, 6096674, 6096675, 8025667, 18455186; Product type e : enzyme): protein MKSIKVGVVGATGYAGAELCRLLANHPQASLTAISSVSFEGKALSEVYPSYYGLCDMICGNQEQVVEKSDVIFAALPHGLSQALGKECWDQNKVFIDLGADFRLEKAEDYELWYKNTFQYPELHKEAVYGLPELFREEIKGKHLIANPGCYTTAVPLALVPALKAGLIEQDGIIADCKSGVTGAGRNSTQDTHYPELNEGMHAYKVAAHRHTPEIEQSLSKITGNSMKVLFVPHLLPVNRGILATCYAKLKNGTTLSQLQEVYEKAYQNEYFIRLLPKGKEADIHNVRYSNFCDISLHIDPRTNTFIAVSALDNMVKGAAGQAIQNMNLAFGLDETEGLTAWPPAF from the coding sequence ATGAAATCTATTAAAGTCGGCGTCGTCGGCGCCACTGGATATGCAGGCGCAGAATTGTGCCGCCTTCTTGCAAATCACCCGCAGGCATCTCTTACAGCCATCAGCAGTGTTAGCTTTGAAGGAAAAGCGCTGAGCGAAGTATACCCTTCCTATTATGGCTTGTGCGATATGATTTGCGGCAACCAAGAACAGGTTGTGGAAAAAAGTGATGTGATTTTTGCTGCTTTGCCGCATGGACTTTCACAGGCGCTGGGAAAAGAGTGTTGGGATCAGAATAAAGTCTTTATTGATCTTGGCGCAGATTTTCGATTGGAAAAAGCGGAGGATTACGAACTTTGGTATAAGAATACGTTCCAGTATCCAGAGCTCCACAAAGAGGCAGTTTATGGACTGCCGGAACTTTTTCGCGAGGAAATTAAGGGAAAGCACCTGATCGCAAACCCCGGTTGCTATACTACGGCCGTGCCTTTAGCCCTTGTTCCGGCATTAAAAGCAGGATTGATTGAGCAGGACGGAATCATTGCCGACTGCAAATCCGGCGTGACTGGAGCGGGACGAAACAGTACGCAGGATACCCATTATCCGGAACTTAACGAAGGCATGCATGCTTATAAGGTCGCTGCGCACCGCCATACACCGGAAATTGAGCAGAGCCTTTCCAAAATTACGGGAAACTCAATGAAAGTGCTGTTTGTACCGCATCTTCTGCCGGTTAACCGCGGAATTCTTGCAACTTGCTATGCAAAGCTAAAAAATGGCACAACGCTTTCGCAACTTCAAGAGGTTTATGAGAAAGCCTATCAGAATGAATATTTTATTCGCCTTTTGCCGAAGGGAAAAGAAGCAGATATTCATAATGTACGGTATTCTAATTTTTGCGATATTTCGCTTCATATTGATCCGCGTACCAATACGTTTATCGCGGTCAGCGCGCTTGATAATATGGTAAAAGGTGCAGCGGGTCAGGCAATTCAAAATATGAATCTGGCATTTGGTCTAGATGAAACGGAGGGCCTTACTGCATGGCCGCCGGCGTTTTAA